The genomic region CCATTTTAAAAGGCACTGATATGTACCAATTTGGTGCAAATATGTACACTTGATGTACTAATATGTAACTCACCAAAGAGTAAATTAGGTACAAAGGTGTACTTTTtaaagtgacagcttttgtacctttttaatGAGATTGTAGTATACTTGCTAGTCTATAATTAGCATCGAATTAAgcaaataatatacagtatgcatagttatttttactttgtagCGCCTCTCGTCCTTCTGGATGGAGAGAACGGCTCAGGCCTTGAGATGGTGATAAGATCAGAGATGGGTTGAGGGTCAGGCTCTCTGCTTCCCGAAGAGTTGGACGCAAAGGCACTACTGGCGTTTTTGGCAGCGTTGGGCTGAAAGGAAAATGCTTTTTCCATGCAGCCGGAAAAGCTCCAAGCATGGGGTCTTTCAGAAGAATTCCTGATCTGAAGACATAGTAAAACAGCTACCTCTCAAGCTGTCATTTCTCTGTtcataatcataaaacaaatattcaatataCAAACCTGGATGGAGGCGTATCCTGTATATTTCGCCCTGGGCTTCCatcttcacttcctgtctggtCTTCACAGAAACTACAACTAGATTCAGCCTCAGTGCTCCCTGATAACAAAAATAACCCTGAGTATCCTTTAAGTTTCGGAATATGGATTTAATTGATATCTAACCCCCAAAAAaggcaagattttttttcacctgtATTGAAAGAGGAAGTTGTGGAGTTGGAGTCTATAGAGCTTTGTGATGGCTCGCTGTCATCAACAGGCCACGAGTCCTTCTCCTCTGCAGTTTGAACTTCTGACAAACTGCTCTGTCTGTCACACACAAGCTTGTGTTCTTGCTCCTCCACGGCATTTACGATAAACCTCTCAGAGTTTTTGCTCTGTGGGTCCCCCTTTTTGTCACTTAATCGTACTGTTTGTGAATGTATGTACGCAGTAGTgtaagtgaaaataaataccGTTTTATACAAtgtgagatttttttcttttaattctttaaatacCAAAACTTCACCTGTGTATTTGTCTATGCGACCATAGGTGTACATGTTCTTGACTTTAAGGAACTGTGGCGGTGTGCAAGATAATGGAGTGTCTTCAATTTCTGGCTCTGATTctgcagacacaaacacaggccgtagattttagtatatatatcaCATGTCCCTTTCAAAACATATGCATACAAAATTTGGATTAAGCCTAAATAATAAAGCAGCAGACTTCTCTCATTGTTTTCAGATAGCAGGTCAGGGTGATTCTTCAGACTATGGACGTGACTCTGGTTTAACTCAAAGCACTGCATTATGCTTATCAGGGTCACCTGTGAATACATCAATTatgttggtttaaaaaaattataatatatatgtaaattataatatatagttatgATATAAGTATATGCATTATACATACTATGTagcaaataacatttattttatgtgtgtttattttaataccCAGAGAAACACACATTATACAACACACGTATTATAAACACTGttaacaatataatttaaaatacatttttaacacagcTGACTGATTATCAGTGCGTTCATTTCGCGCactattcaattattttaaaatattttgtaatgggTCGTAATTTGTGCTGTGTGTAAACAGCTTCGAGTTCTTTTTCGATATCTGATATGtcgcttttattttaattttttaatgcatgcatatttactTGTGCATGGATGGTTGGCTTACCTCAATTACTCTCTATGTAACGCACAATATACTGCGGCTATTAAGGTAAATTAAATTTCCTCCAACTTAAATCTGACATTGGTCAAGAGAAGAGCCAATCAGCTGCAGCGCTTACGCGGATTGGATAACAAGGAGCATCGGGTTTCCCTGGTAGGTCCTTTACACAGACCTCGTGACAATTGGTTACTGGGGTGTtcgtgcacttttttttttattacactttaaaacttatgtatttttagttaCTATTcaattttttcagtttcaaccaattaatttgtattcagattttgtatgattttaaaaCGATGTCTCCGTAGCTCTGTGTTTGAAAATCAAGAGGACCAGAATGACATAGCAACATTTCCCAACCAATGATGCGATGTGGAGGCGTGGCTGTCTCCTAAAGGAAGATCCCCGTCGAGTTATTTGAtccatatacataataattatgttaaacCCCTGCGAGTTACCTCAAAATATTACCTTAACttgttcaaaattattttttttgtcattctttaTAGCTGACACTAGGGGTGGACTGTATAAATTACTCAAACCTGAGCgaaagttaataataaaaaataaatagaatagtTGTC from Puntigrus tetrazona isolate hp1 chromosome 21, ASM1883169v1, whole genome shotgun sequence harbors:
- the LOC122326961 gene encoding meiosis initiator protein-like — translated: MQCFELNQSHVHSLKNHPDLLSENNERKSEPEIEDTPLSCTPPQFLKVKNMYTYGRIDKYTVRLSDKKGDPQSKNSERFIVNAVEEQEHKLVCDRQSSLSEVQTAEEKDSWPVDDSEPSQSSIDSNSTTSSFNTGSTEAESSCSFCEDQTGSEDGSPGRNIQDTPPSRSGILLKDPMLGAFPAAWKKHFPFSPTLPKTPVVPLRPTLREAESLTLNPSLILSPSQGLSRSLHPEGREALQTLFEDVWVTPESTVLKSPSLPGGFSNESIVMSAGSGSNLSFKSEEENNSYEDETPNQLAPLKRARKVCSHRRTSRRGHVATKPNPKKKCVNGFIMFCRINRKLYIRSYPGIPSTTVTKELASLWHILPKKERRLYCLKAWSFSCQQNRNVRAQKHEAEMKAERFVPSPLHMLLAYRDKYAAVK